One Bdellovibrio sp. ArHS genomic region harbors:
- a CDS encoding single-stranded DNA-binding protein: MSGVNKVILVGRLGADPEVKAIGSGSTVARLNIATSESWVKDGQRQERTEWHRVTVWGKLAEICGKHLSKGRQVYVEGKLQTRQWEDQQGQKRYTTEIVASTVQFLGSAGAEAGSSRSSSSSGGDDYNFQDFGPEPSFDSNDEIPF; the protein is encoded by the coding sequence ATGTCTGGAGTAAATAAAGTTATTCTTGTAGGTCGTTTAGGTGCTGATCCAGAAGTGAAAGCAATCGGTAGCGGGAGCACTGTAGCTCGCCTGAATATCGCGACAAGCGAATCTTGGGTGAAAGACGGTCAAAGACAAGAGCGTACAGAGTGGCACCGTGTAACAGTATGGGGCAAACTTGCAGAAATCTGCGGCAAGCATCTTTCTAAAGGTCGCCAAGTCTACGTTGAAGGAAAACTGCAAACGCGTCAGTGGGAAGACCAACAAGGTCAAAAACGCTACACGACTGAAATCGTTGCTAGCACAGTTCAATTCTTGGGCTCTGCCGGTGCTGAAGCGGGATCTAGCCGTTCTTCTTCATCTTCAGGCGGTGATGATTATAATTTCCAAGATTTCGGACCAGAACCAAGTTTTGATTCGAATGACGAAATTCCATTCTAG